The following are from one region of the Corylus avellana chromosome ca1, CavTom2PMs-1.0 genome:
- the LOC132191371 gene encoding bifunctional dihydrofolate reductase-thymidylate synthase-like gives MAGDSLISSNGNGHGNGKPDPQRTYQVVVAATPDMGIGKDGKLPWKLPSDLKFFKDITVSTSDPGKKNAVLMGRKTWESIPVEHRPLPGRLTVVLTRSGSFDIATAENVVICGSMTSALELLAAPPYCLSIEKVFVIGGGQILRDALNAPGCDAIHLTEIETSIECDTFIPAVDYSVFQPWYSSFPVVENNIRYSFMTYVRVRSAAVESPCQNGDLIFDGRADSDKFEVKKFSFLPKMIFERHEEYNYLKMVQEIISDGTPKDDRTGTGTLSKFGCQMRFNLRKNFPLLTTKKIFWRGVVEELLWFISGSTNAKVLQEKGIHIWNGNASRDYLDSIGLTDREEGDLGPVYGFQWRHFGARYTDMHADYSGQGVDQLVEVIHKIKNNPDDRRIVLSAWNPSDLKLMALPPCHMFAQFYVANGELSCQMYQRSADMGLGVPFNIASYALLTCMIAHVCDLVPGDFIHISGDAHVYRTHVRPLQEQLQKLPKPFPILRINPGKKNIDSFVAGDFKLIGYDPHQKIEMIMAV, from the exons ATGGCTGGTGACTCTTTGATAAGCAGTAATGGAAATGGCCATGGCAACGGAAAGCCTGATCCACAGAGGACTTACCAAGTTGTTGTGGCTGCGACCCCTGATATGGGTATTGGTAAGGATGGAAAACTACCCTGGAAGTTACCTTCCgatctcaaattttttaaggACATCACTGTGAGTACGTCGGATCCTGGGAAAAAGAACGCAGTTTTAATGGGTAGGAAAACATGGGAGAGCATTCCTGTTGAGCATCGGCCTCTACCCGGTCGACTTACTGTTGTTCTAACTCGCTCTGGGAGTTTTGATATTGCAACTGCAGAAAATGTTGTGATATGTGGAAGCATGACTTCTGCTTTGGAATTGTTAGCTGCTCCTCCGTATTGTCTGTCAATTGAAAAAGTGTTTGTTATAGGGGGTGGCCAGATATTGAG GGATGCTCTCAATGCGCCTGGATGTGATGCTATCCACCTTACTGAAATTGAGACAAGCATTGAATGTGACACATTTATTCCTGCAGTTGACTACTCTGTTTTTCAGCCGTGGTATTCATCATTTCCTGTGGTGGAAAACAATATTCGATATTCCTTCATGACATATGTTCGCGTGAGGAGTGCTGCAGTTGAATCCCCTTGTCAAAACGGTGATCTGATATTTGATGGTAGGGCAGATTCCGATAAGTTTGAAGTAAAGAAGTTCTCTTTCCTGCCCAAGATGATCTTTGAGAGACATGAGGAGTACAATTATCTTAAAATGGTTCAAGAAATCATCTCCGATGGCACTCCTAAGGATGACAGGACTGGGACTGGTACTTTGTCGAAGTTTGGTTGCCAG ATGCGGTTCAATCTGCGCAAAAATTTTCCGCTTCTTACTACAAAG aaaatattttggagAGGTGTAGTTGAAGAACTTCTGTGGTTTATCAGTGGTTCAACAAATGCCAAG GTCCTTCAGGAAAAAGGCATTCATATATGGAATGGCAATGCTTCGAGAGACTACCTTGACAG CATCGGTTTGACAGACAGGGAGGAGGGTGACTTAGGACCTGTATATGGTTTCCAGTGGAGGCATTTTGGTGCTAG GTATACTGACATGCATGCTGACTATTCTGGCCAAGGAGTTGATCAATTGGTAGAGGTTATTCACAAGATTAAAAATAATCCTGATGACCGACGGATAGTACTCTCAGCATGGAATCCTTCCGATCTCAAATTGATGGCACTTCCACCTTGCCACATGTTTGCCCAG TTTTATGTGGCCAATGGCGAGTTATCATGTCAAATGTATCAGCGTTCTGCTGACATGGGCCTGGGTGTGCCATTCAACATTGCATCTTATGCTCTCCTGACATGCATGATTGCTCATGTTTGTG ATCTTGTTCCAGGTGATTTCATCCATATTAGTGGGGATGCTCATGTCTACCGCACTCATGTCCGACCTCTGCAGGAGCAACTTCAGAAACTCCCTAAGCCTTTTCCA ATTTTGAGGATCAATCCTGGGAAGAAGAACATAGATTCTTTTGTGGCAGGTGATTTCAAACTCATAGGTTATGATCCTCACCAGAAGATAGAAATGATAATGGCAGTATAG
- the LOC132170709 gene encoding probable jasmonic acid carboxyl methyltransferase 2, with product MVPGGHMVLTFQAMGSNRKADFSSNKNCTIWELLGITLNDMFLEGKAEEAKLDRFNLPFYAPTVEEVRDVIQTEGSFNIQRLETFEVDWDSNMDDSNKSFGFDKPTRVKYVAMSIRVVAEPILASCFGEEIMDDLFDMFSNNLEEYLEVEEGKYTNMIISMNKG from the exons ATGGTCCCTGGTGGTCACATGGTCCTTACCTTTCAAGCTATGGGCAGTAACAGGAAAGCTGATTTTTCTAGCAACAAGAACTGCACCATCTGGGAGTTATTAGGAATCACCCTAAATGACATGTTTCTAGAG GGAAAAGCTGAAGAGGCAAAATTGGACAGGTTCAATCTGCCATTTTATGCACCTACTGTAGAAGAAGTTAGGGATGTGATTCAAACAGAAGGATCCTTCAACATTCAACGATTGGAAACATTTGAAGTGGACTGGGATTCTAACATGGATGACAGTAACAAAAGCTTTGGGTTTGATAAACCCACTAGAGTAAAGTATGTGGCTATGAGCATAAGGGTGGTTGCAGAGCCAATTCTGGCAAGTTGTTTTGGAGAAGAGATCATGGATGATTTGTTTGACATGTTTTCCAACAACCTTGAAGAATACTTGGAGGTTGAGGAAGGCAAGTACACGAACATGATCATTTCCATGAATAAGGGATGA